The Solanum pennellii chromosome 7, SPENNV200 DNA segment GTATGTATGCCTTTGCCATCCCATAAAAAACTTTCGACAGACTATTGTGCGACTTTTTAAATAGTGTTTTCACATTTTCCACAAATGCCAAATACAGGCATAATGAGGAACTCCATCAAATACCCTCGAAACTGCCTTTATAATACTTTCGTTTCGATCAGACACAACGCACATGTTATATTTAACGCCATGCGCTTCTCTAAACTGTTCAAAAAACCAAGTCCAGGATGCATCATTTTCTGAATCAATAATTCCATATGCTAGCGGCAATATATTTCCTACAcacaaaacatttaataaagtttttatttcatatagaataaatatattaatcaacAAAACAAAGTGTATATATTATCATTCTAATACCTGCTCCATCAACATTTCTTGCAGAAACAAATACTCCATTGTAAGTCCCCCTGAGGTGGCTGCCATCAACTACGACAATTGGATTACAACACTCAAAACCTTTTATGAACGGGaagagagaaataaaaagataaagaaattgattttcatCGGTTTTCTTCATCCTTATATGAGATCCAGGGTAGGTAGCGTCCAATACGTATAAGTAGCTTGAAAGTTTACCATAAGAACCAGATGGGGTACCCCTTAAAGAAATTACAACCTTTTCTTTAGCCTTCCACGCCACTGAGTATGATACATTTACTCCAAGAGCTAAGCTGACATCTTGTTGTATATCCTTTGGCGTCAACTTCCTTTTATGATCAACTAACTTGGGTTGTATCATACCTCCAATAAGATTGCTTGTTGCTTGGCGTTGTTCATAAACCTTATCTTTCAATGGACACGTGTGATCATCTACGAATTTTCTTATTCTGAACATTCCAGATTTATTGATACTTGACGACTTCAACACCCACCCACAATTATTAGAGACACAAACAAGTGTATAACTGTTTGAATAACACCATATTAGAATTAggtaaaatacaaataaatatttgatataatgtaaaaaaacataatgaaaaaaaaattataagagaaTCCAACCCAAATACACATACCATGTTTGACTCGATCTGTCTGTTTTCCATTGGAATCTATGATCAATAGCGTATTGCGTCATCACAGCCTTTAAAGTTCCCTTGTCCTTATAAACTTGATCTTCCAACACTACCTTATGTTTGACGTTTGTAATAATGTCGCAATTCATGTTATCGCTATTGTTCGGCACACTAAGCACTAATGATTCTGTATCAACTATATCTATTCCATCAGGCCCACACATTTCGAATCCATCTTCAAACATATTTCTATTAGCTAATTGACAGTCATTCACAAATACGGATACACATATATGATACTTTGACAATTCTTTGTTATCTTTTTTCAACGACACATACACTCTCACGCCCATGTCGTTGTGTATTTCCAGAGGTGCAGTACTACCCTCTATCTTATATTTAAGTTTCACAATGTTGAAGCTCAAGTCAACACAAATTTGCTTTGAAACAAGATCCGTTAGTTCTCTAAATGTCGCATGCTCTTTTAGCACAATTGCTTCCGTACTGTAATCAACATAGCAATTTTCATTGTTCCACCTCCCAGAATGCATGACCAATAAACTAATGCTTCCCATGGCtacaataacaaatatataagTGATGATCACATTTCAATAGTATtccaatataaaaaaaaaatgtgtccaATCTACACTAAAAAAAGTGTACGTTTCAAAGGGTACCAAAATCGGTAAAGATTGAACTCAAATTCACAAAATTTTATCACACAGTAACAACCGtttcaaaattaatacatataGAATTTCATATtgttaaaaacaagaaataaaaaaaaaacataactaatATGGGTCTAAACAGAATCAAACACATATCCAGCCGTACACATCATATAATcagatataattatattattgttgcTTATCTTGTTCAGAGATTTTCTATTGATATAAATGGAACATACGATGAGCTTCCAAAAGAAAATTCAAGTCATATAAACTTTTAACgtattcatattaaaaaatttaaaaaaacaccTGATCTCCAAAGTATGAATAAAACCAAAAGGAATAAATTGTTGTTGAGGGAATAGAAAATTTTCGCTTTCAAAAAATTTCCGTATTCGATTATATTTGCAGAATTCGAATTGTTATAATAAAGCTTCTTTATCAATTGAATAATAGAGGAGACAAATTTGtttgtattcttttttaaatatgaagaacagggaagaagaaaaaaaacgttCAACTTAATATATGCCAAAAGTACAGGTTTAAAAAAGTAACTGAATGATTATTAATACTACTtaccttttttatattttaatttccattttttttattttttatttttataaatatacataccatattaaaagaaaaaatacggTATTCCtaatataaactaattaaaacatgctagtattactaaatattgaaatattgttACTGTGTCACCAAAAAAACTAACATATTGCTGTTTTGATAAAATtccataattttttcatttgaaaaaacTAAAGCAACCCAACCTATATACACCAACTTGGGCtcaatcatcatattttaggcCCAAGCCCAAGGTCCAAATATGAGGAAATGATAGATTAGAATGACAAATCTACCCCTCAGGTATTGAAGAGACAGAGTTAAGAGGTTTAAGCTAAGGTTCAGTCATTTTCTTCTGCACAACCCAAATCTCGACGGCGATTTCTGGGTCTCTGTCGAGAATCAGAAAGGTTAGTGAAAACCCATTTCTCTATCTTCGTTTCTctgtttttgggtttttttttttgtttctttggtttcaaagatttaattttttctttgatacttactgttaattttgaaaattgaaaaaaaaataaaattaatccaAATGGTTCTATACAGAATCTGTTAGTTGTATTTGATTGTTTTGTATGTGGGTTGAGGTGGGTCGGTGTTAGTTTTGGGTTTTGTGTGGTTGATTGAGAGTTGATTGCATTGACTTCTAAGGGGGATTACTGTTTTTGCTGCTTTTAGGTTGTTAAATGATTGAAATGCCACTTATTTAGTTTTACTAGTAATGTCTATGTACTTGTTctggaaaggaagaaaaatgtACGGAATGTACTTGATCTGGAAAGGAGAAAAAATGTATGGAGTTTGAATTGGGGGTTTAATTAGATTGTTGTTTGAGTAATAGTAGCTTATATAGTCAAAGAAATGTATTAGGCCTTAATTAATTTGTGGGGTTGGGTTTCAGTTATGGTTTTCTTTGGATTGTATTGACTTCCAATAGTTATTACTGTTTTGATGCATTTAGGTAGTCGAATAATTGAAAAGCCACTTACAGTAATATCAACAAAATGGGGTTTACAGTAGACAATCTTGTTTGAAGTTTCACTAGTAATAATTTCAATGTACTTGTTCTGGTAAGGAAGAAAAGTATATGGAGATTGGGATTAATATGTCTGTTTGTGTATTATTTTGCTTTGATAGtcaaaagaatatatattaGGCTCATAGGATTTGTGAATTTGAAAACTATGAGGTACTTATCAGGAGAAATTTCAAGTCCTTCTatcaatttttagaaaataaaagaaatttcaGTTTTATACTATTATAACTCAATCTTTCATTTCAGGCCCGAAGTTGTTTACAAGTTTAAATATGTTAAGTGTTGTTAAAATTGGAACAGAATAATTTCATTTAGTCTTCTTCTGGATAACTTGTGATTCTGTTTTCATCGAGAATGAGCTTTTATATGGTTAATGTTTGTAGATATTCTTCTAGGATTGTTCTTCGTGTGAACGGGCAAGGGTATACATTTAGTTGAAGAATGGCCGTATTATTGAgattagaaaacaaagaaacaattttgattagaaaacaaagaaacaatTTCACTTAACTTGTTGATGGTCCAAATTTGTCTACTGCAAATACAAAATTTCATGTTGCTTGATTCtggttatggtttatgcatACTGGGAGAAAAGTGGTATTTCTTCCATAACTAATTGTATGCTTCTCTTAACTAACTGTGTTTCTTTCGATCATGCGGGCATAACTAATTGTATGCTCATTGTTCATCAGTATTGATCAGGGTGATTTCATTTGAAGAAGAGATGGAGCAGAGCCCGGCACCATTTTCCGAAATCGGCAGGCGGGCAAGAGGTAATGATTCACCATCAATTTAATGGAGTACTGATACTTCTGATACCTATTAggaaggtaaaatgaattaaggaaaacattttcatgtACTAATACAATTATTAAACTTGATCTGCAAAACCAATTGGAAGAACCAAACAATTTCTCCTTCCTATGCTGTTTAGGTAATTAAACCTGTCAAAAGTCAGCCAGCACAAACTAAGTACCCTACCATGCAGGAGGGTTCTCTTGATTTTAGGGTCTCAGCTGCAATTCCCAGTGGAAGCAATAatactaggtgatttctttccATCTGCCGAAGCCTTGGTGGTTAGAGTTTAAGAGGCATAGTTTGCTATATTCAAGTTCTTTCTGCATATGAGCTGATGTGGGAGATAGTAGGTACCTCATGGAATCGAGGTGTGCACAAACTAGTCCGGATACCATGGTTATAAAAAGGAGATACTGTCTATTTTCTATTTGGAACTTCACATTTACTGGTTTCCAGGTGTATACCAGTACCATTTTGAGCCAATTCACATCAATGTTTTGGTTCTTTGGCCTTACCAACTCTACACTCTCCTCTTAGAATCAGTTACATGTTTTCTCCCCTATTAAATACGTAATTGTACTGTATAAGTTATATCACATGTATTAACACTAATTATCAAGAGTACAGTAAGTTTATTCTTCTGTAGGTCTTCTATTTTCTGGTATACTATTTGTATATGGGTGAGTTTGGCCCAAGCTTCAAGCCTTCAACACAATTTATTTACCTTGTGTAATATGTGCTTTTGAGAAGATTCTGTGTTCAAGTACTCAtaaagggaaaagggaagactttATGCTCAACCCAGTGTACAGATTGCACTTTCACCATCACTAAGAAAATATGccaaatacatatttatatgtctctctgtgtgtgtgtgtatatatatatatatatataNNNNNNNNNNNNNNNNNNNNNNNNNNNNNNNNNNNNNNNNNNNNNNNNNNNNNNNNNNNNNNNNNNNNNNNNNNNNNNNNNNNNNNNNNNNNNNNNNNNNNNNNNNNNNNNNNNNNNNNNNNNNNNNNNNNNNNNNNNNNNNNNNNNNNNNNNNNNNNNNNNNNNNNNNNNNNNNNNNNNNNNNNNNNNNNNNNNNNNNNNNNNNNNNNNNNNNNNNNNNNNNNNNNNNNNNNNNNNNNNNNNNNNNNNNNNNNNNNNNNNNNNNNNNNNNNNNNNNNNNNNNNNNNNNNNNNNNNNNNNNNNNNNNNNNNNNNNNNNNNNNNNNNNNNNNNNNNNNNNNNNNNNNNNNNNNNNNNNNNNNNNNNNNNNNNNNNNNNNNNNNNNNNNNNNNNNNNNNNNNNNNNNNNNNNNNNNNNNNNNNNNNNNNNNNNNNNNNNNNNNNNNNNNNNNNNNNNNNNNNNNNNNNNNNNNNNNNNNNNNNNNNNNNNNNNNNNNNNNNNNNNNNNNNNNNNNNNNNNNNNNNNNNNNNNNNNNNNNNNNNNNNNNNNNNNNNNNNNNNNNNNNNNNNNNNNNNNNNNNNNNNNNNNNNNNNNNNNNNNNNNNNNNNNNNNNNNNNNNNNNNNNNNNNNNNNNNNNNNNNNNNNNNNNNNNNNNNNNNNNNNNNNNNNNNNNNNNNNNNNNNNNNNNNNNNNNNNNNNNNNNNNNNNNNNNNNtatatatatatatatatatatatattttctttttgattttttttaaagtatgcCGATTTATAGGCCTTTCAAGCTGGGTTTGCTCAAACTCGCCTCCCAAACTTGTTGAAATAGGTTATACGAAGCCTTGAAAAAGAGTAAGTCAGGCAGGATGAGCTTGCTTCAGGTCACTGCAAAGCTTGCTGAGATTGCAGCAGGGAGAGCGGAGCTCAAACTTCAACCATTTTGCTTATATAGcctgcaataacctatttgttTCATACTGATTTTTTCCACCTAGATTGTTATAACAACTTAACATGGTGAAGTATATAGTTTTGAATTTTGACTGTTCGATTATCATCAaaattccttgaatagatttctATTTGCTCATCTAAAGATCTAGtcatttaacaattttaacaacTTTTATCCATCTCTTAAGATAATCTTTTCTGGTAGAGGGCTTGCATTTTTTTGCTATATGAGAACTATTCTAATGGTCTGTGCAATGCTCACATTCATGCAGATCTACTGACCAAAGATTACAGTTATGATCAGAAGTTCACCTTCTCTATGCCGAGCTCCAGTGGGATGGTACTAGCTTATTCTCTCATTTACTGTTACTCATTTAGATTATTTAAGCTGTTGAATATTCTATTTGGGCTTCAGAAGGCTGCCAAATTTTTCCACCTGCACACGTTATTGtagtttatttattatcttGATATTGGAAATATGTACTTTAAGTTGCTAAATCATTTGATTCATTctgaaatatattattatgtgtCTTCAAGTCTGATATCTGTCCTTCGtactagattttttttaaaattttttttatgaaaagggtGTTTGGGCCAATTTGCACACCTCGACTTATCCACTGAGTACCTATTACCATACAAGTAGAGGGTATTCTGCCCATCAAGGCTTAAGCCAATGGGATAAAATCACCTACTGCTGCCATTCTAGCAGTACTGGGTTAACAAATTACACCCCATCTAAACATGGAAGGTCCTTTTTCTGAGAAAGGAGAACAGGATGAAGTAAAATAAAgcaaaatagaaagaaaaggaTCTAACTGTGTGCACGTTATACACACCCACACGCTGACACACAAGTTTTTCTGTAAAATTTATATGAGGTTTTGAAACTTCTGTACTTTTACAACATTGTTAAGGGATACTGACTTTATTCCTAATAGCCTAATTTTGAGGTAAGACATCCTTTATTCCACATGTGGTTGACACAGTTGTAATTGCTGCATTTGCAAATTGATAACTAAAGTCAGTTCATATTAAAACCTGGTCACATCCACttctatataattattatttttggtccTGAAGTACATGCAAGGCTTGTAAGAACTTAATTTGGTTTTGAAAATTACCAATCCGCTATTTTCCCTTTTGAGggtttaaataatattttcttactgTTCTTGTACTGTGTCCGAGTACTGGTTTTATAGGATGATcattcttcttttatttatttat contains these protein-coding regions:
- the LOC107024737 gene encoding uncharacterized protein LOC107024737 gives rise to the protein MGSISLLVMHSGRWNNENCYVDYSTEAIVLKEHATFRELTDLVSKQICVDLSFNIVKLKYKIEGSTAPLEIHNDMGVRVYVSLKKDNKELSKYHICVSVFVNDCQLANRNMFEDGFEMCGPDGIDIVDTESLVLSVPNNSDNMNCDIITNVKHKVVLEDQVYKDKGTLKAVMTQYAIDHRFQWKTDRSSQTCYTLVCVSNNCGWVLKSSSINKSGMFRIRKFVDDHTCPLKDKVYEQRQATSNLIGGMIQPKLVDHKRKLTPKDIQQDVSLALGVNVSYSVAWKAKEKVVISLRGTPSGSYGKLSSYLYVLDATYPGSHIRMKKTDENQFLYLFISLFPFIKGFECCNPIVVVDGSHLRGTYNGVFVSARNVDGAGNILPLAYGIIDSENDASWTWFFEQFREAHGVKYNMCVVSDRNESIIKAVSRVFDGVPHYACIWHLWKM